The genomic window TTCTGGCGGCGCAAAATACTATGTAAACTTGGGAGATCGCATGGGATGCGATTTCTACTATGGCGCCATGACCGAGGTCCAAGACCTGCTGGCGTTCCTTGGCGCAATCAGACCGGCCGATGTCATCTTAGATATCGGAGCGAATATTGGCCTTTATACCATAGCCAGCGGTCTGGCCCTTGGTGGAAAGGGGAAGGTGTATTCGTTCGAGCCTGACGCTCGTTCGCTAAAACTTCTTTCGGAAAATATCCAGTTGAATTCACTTTCGGATAAAGTTCGCGTGTTCGACTACTGTATCGGAGGCTATAACGGGACGACCAGTTTCAGCTTGTCTTCTGAACCAAGCTTGAGCGGAATGAGCGACACCGGTCGCGCGCGCCAATTTGGTGAGGTTACTCTCCCCGTCCACACGATTGATTGGGTCGTTGCGGAAAACGGTCTGACAAGTGTCGATGCGATCAAGATAGACGTCGAAGGCCACGAACCGGAGGTTCTCGAAGGTGCCATGCAAACGATCGAAAAATTTCAGCCTTTGATCATGCTGGAACTGACACACAAGAACCTGCCGCGGTCAAAGCACGACGAAATGTTTCTGCTGCTTGCACGGCTCTTCAAGAGTGGCTATACCTGCCGCCACCTGTCAGCGAAGCAGGATGAGTTCCTGAAACTGCCGAATGCAAAGGCGATTTTCCGAGGGCTGCTTAACGGCAACTACTTCTTTATAAAGGAAGGTTCTTCGAAGCTGAAGAGATTTGACACACAAATCACGTCAGCACGTCGGAACTATTTCCCCTTCAAGGAACCGCCGGTGTTCAGGCTCCTCGAAAGATTGCGTAATCGGCGCAATGCTCAGCAAATATTCAGAACGTACGCTTTGGAGCTTATCAACACCCTTTCCAAGCGAGGTTAGGTTGGCCGTATAGCAACGTTCACAATAGCGAGAATAGAGTGTCCAACAACGAAATTATCATACGCCCGCCTAAGCTTCTCGCGCAGTTCAGCGTCAGGGAGCTTTGGGAATGCCGCTCTCTCATCTATTCGATGATCAGCAGGCAACTCAAATCGGAATTCGATCAGCAGTATCTAGCATTCATCTGGCCGGTCTTCCGCCCCGTGCTTATGGTAATTTTGTTCACTTTGTTCAGGCATCTTTCGGACGCAAAGACCGGGGTCTCGATACCTTATCCTTTATATGTTTATTCGGGGCTTGTTCTCTGGTTCATGTTTACGGAGGCAGTGATGCAAACCGCCGGTTCAATCCGGCGCGAAGCTGATATCGTAAAGAAGATCTATTTCCCGAAAGTAATCGTTCCCATCTCCGACATTATTACGAATGTGGTGATATTCTCGCTCAATGCGGTGCCATTAGTGCTGATGATGCTGTACTATGGGGGCTATCCGGGACTGAAGATTCTGCTGTTGCCGATCTTCATCCTGCAGTTCACTATTCTCATTTTCGGGCTTGGCTGTCTGTTTGCGGCGTTGGGCTTGCAGAGCAATGATTGGGAGCGCTTCCTGGGGTTCGCTCTTTATGTGGGGCTCTTTGTTTCTCCTGTTATTTACGCGCCAGGGATGATCCCAGCGGATTTCCAGACGCTCTACGCTTTCAATCCAATGGTGGGAACGTTAGGCGCCTTTCGCGCGTGCCTTTTTGCCGATTGGCCTTTTCCACTTTTTGACTGGGCGATAGCGGCGATGGTCAGTGTCACCGTCGGTCTGATTGGTTTCATTGCGTTTCAGCACATGGAGCGCCACTTTGTTGATAGGTTGTAAATTTGTCTGAGCTTGCAGTTGAAGTTAAAGGTCTCAGCAAGTGCTACTCGATTGAGAACGCTGGCATTAAGGGTGGGAAGTGGCAGCGACTTGCTCATAAGTTGCTCTTCGGCGAAGACGATTCCAGTAAGTTCTGGGCGCTGCAGGATGTGAATTTTTCCGTTCCGGCCGGTCAGAGAGTTGGCGTTATCGGGAAGAACGGCGCTGGGAAGTCCACGCTCCTGAAGATAATGTCTCGGGTTTCCTATCCGACAGCCGGTGAGGTGCGAATTCGGGGAAGCTTGGCGTCGCTGCTGGAGGTTGGAACCGGTTTCAATGATAATCTTACCGGGCGTGAAAACATCTATTTAAACGCCTCGCTGTACGGCATGAGCCGAAGCCTTATAACGCAGCGGTTTGATCAGATTGTCGCGTTCTCCGAGATCGGCCGGTTCATCGATACCCCGATCAAGCACTATAGCAGCGGGATGCGCATGCGGCTGGCATTCTCAGTAGCTGCTCATCTCGAGCCCGACATCCTACTTTTGGACGAAGTGCTCGCGGTGGGTGATATGTCGTTCCAGCAGAAGTGTCTTGAACGCGTGGATGAGTTGACATCACAAGGCAAGACACTTTTCTTTGTCTCGCACAGCATGGATTCGGTTCTGCGCTATTGCACCCGATGCCTCTGGATCGACCGTGGGAAACTGCGGATGGACGGCGATACGCGCGAAGTGACTGAGGCCTATGTTGAGGAAGTATTGAAGGTTCGCTCTGAACGAACTCTTGTATCAAGCGGTGATAGGCTCAGCGGGGCAGACGACCAGCACCAGCCCGTCGAGATCGAGTCAACCGGCTCCGCCTTCGCCCACGAAACTACGCAGCACCTAGATGAGGCTGAGCCGGTTTCAGCCAGGATCATAAATTCTCTCGGAAGCAAGGCGACATTGGTTTCTGTTGCCGAGCAGGTTGGCGTAGAGCTAACCTACGACGTTAATGGCCCAGGTTTCTACGCACCGGCAATCCATGTCTATTGTCCTTTGGGTACGCTGGCGTTCGTTGCCACGCACCCAAGCACGGATATCGCCGACTTTGAGAAGACGCGCCCGACCCGAGTAAGGGCGACGGTATGGATGCCAGCTCATTTGTTCAACATTGGAACCTATTCGGTAAGCCTTACCGTCTTCAGTCCAAAGGAGGCGCCGTTTAAACGCTACTTTGCGCTGGAGAGATATTTGTCCTTTCACGTCGTGGAAGCAGCTATTGGTGAGAAATCCGCACGAGGACTGATGCCGCGGCAGTTTCCTGGGCCTGTCAGGCCACTGTTGGATTGGTCGGTAAACGATGTCGAACGATAGGTATTGATCTACTATGTCGAACTCTGTGACGTTCTTCGATGAACCTTATTATATAGAAATCAATCGCGCCCGCTGGGCAATGGCGGAAGCTGTATTAGACCGTTTGCCCCGCCTCGACCGCTGCATTGATGTCGGCTGCGGGCCTGGGTGGTTTTCTGAACGATTGGTCAAGCGGGGTTTGGACGTGCTGGGCTTGGATGGTCGCGATGAGCTTGTCGTGGCAGCCGCGGCCAGGGTTCCCAAAGGGAAGTTTATAACTCAGGATATTACGAACCCAAACGCAGTCCAGGACCTCCAGCCGGCGGAATTGGTCTTTTGTTTTGGCCTTCTTTATCATCTTGAAAATCCCTTCGCTGCGATCCGAAATCTCCATCGCATTACGGCTCAATATTTGTTTATTGAAACACAGATTGCACCCGGCGAGGGTAACAATCTCGTGCTGGTGTCCGAAGGGCAGAATCAAACGCAGGGCCTAAAGTTTCACGCTGTCATTCCATCAAGGCGTGCGCTCGTGAAAATGCTTTATGTGGCGGGTTTTACCTCGGTGCATAGATATACGGGCGTAGTGCAACATGACGATTTTACAGACAGTCTCGAGCGACGACACCGTCGCGAAGTCTTCATGGTCGCAAAGAATGTTGCGCTCTCGCTGCCTGACTTTATTTTAGAGTCCGAACCTGCAACGCCGAAAATAGACTATTCACGATGAAGCTTTCTGTCGTACTTGGAACCTACAACCGCCTCGATCAACTCATGCGATGCGTGGAAAGTATCATTCGTGAAACGACAGCGTCTACAAAGATCTACGTGACTGATGCGGGTTCTACCGACGGTACAATCGAATACCTTCGATCCATTGCGTCTGAGACGATCATACCTATCCTGGTTGGCGAGAAGCTCGGCCAAGCGAAGGCCTATAACGACGTATTCGAGATCGTGGACACCCCCTATGTCTGCTGGTTGAGCGACGACAACGAGGTTACCGCGGCCGGATTAGACCGTGCGTTAAAGATTCTGGAACGCGATTCGCGTATAGGTATGGTCGCGTTGAAGACGAGAGACGTGCAAGGACCGTTCCTCGGTACTCCCTACATTGGAGGAATTTCTCCGGCCGGCATTCTCAATGTCAATCAGGGGATGCTTCCCACATCGGTGCTCAAGGAAGTTGGCGGCTTCTCCGAGGAATTTCGTGACTATGGTATAGATCCTGCGCTAACCGCAGAGGTTCTCTTCTCGGGCTACAAGATAGTCTATACTCGTGAAGTCGCTCTGCTACACTATAGAAACTGGAATGAAGATCCAAAATCGGAAAACCGCCAATGGATTAGGGAGCGCCACGCGCGCGCCAAGGAGCTCTACCTAAGCCGCTATTCCACTGAATCGATGAAAAGCAGCAAGGCAGCTTCGAAATTCCGCGGCGTTATGAAACGAGTCGGGCGTTTCTTTTTTGCACGAGCCTCAATGCGAAGCAGCGCATTGGCGAGAGATCTTCTCAACGTCACAACGGCTAAATATATAAGTTTTATGGATCCAGTTTTGACTTG from Rhizobium sp. Pop5 includes these protein-coding regions:
- a CDS encoding ABC transporter permease; translated protein: MSNNEIIIRPPKLLAQFSVRELWECRSLIYSMISRQLKSEFDQQYLAFIWPVFRPVLMVILFTLFRHLSDAKTGVSIPYPLYVYSGLVLWFMFTEAVMQTAGSIRREADIVKKIYFPKVIVPISDIITNVVIFSLNAVPLVLMMLYYGGYPGLKILLLPIFILQFTILIFGLGCLFAALGLQSNDWERFLGFALYVGLFVSPVIYAPGMIPADFQTLYAFNPMVGTLGAFRACLFADWPFPLFDWAIAAMVSVTVGLIGFIAFQHMERHFVDRL
- a CDS encoding ABC transporter ATP-binding protein, producing MSELAVEVKGLSKCYSIENAGIKGGKWQRLAHKLLFGEDDSSKFWALQDVNFSVPAGQRVGVIGKNGAGKSTLLKIMSRVSYPTAGEVRIRGSLASLLEVGTGFNDNLTGRENIYLNASLYGMSRSLITQRFDQIVAFSEIGRFIDTPIKHYSSGMRMRLAFSVAAHLEPDILLLDEVLAVGDMSFQQKCLERVDELTSQGKTLFFVSHSMDSVLRYCTRCLWIDRGKLRMDGDTREVTEAYVEEVLKVRSERTLVSSGDRLSGADDQHQPVEIESTGSAFAHETTQHLDEAEPVSARIINSLGSKATLVSVAEQVGVELTYDVNGPGFYAPAIHVYCPLGTLAFVATHPSTDIADFEKTRPTRVRATVWMPAHLFNIGTYSVSLTVFSPKEAPFKRYFALERYLSFHVVEAAIGEKSARGLMPRQFPGPVRPLLDWSVNDVER
- a CDS encoding bifunctional 2-polyprenyl-6-hydroxyphenol methylase/3-demethylubiquinol 3-O-methyltransferase UbiG produces the protein MSNSVTFFDEPYYIEINRARWAMAEAVLDRLPRLDRCIDVGCGPGWFSERLVKRGLDVLGLDGRDELVVAAAARVPKGKFITQDITNPNAVQDLQPAELVFCFGLLYHLENPFAAIRNLHRITAQYLFIETQIAPGEGNNLVLVSEGQNQTQGLKFHAVIPSRRALVKMLYVAGFTSVHRYTGVVQHDDFTDSLERRHRREVFMVAKNVALSLPDFILESEPATPKIDYSR
- a CDS encoding glycosyltransferase family 2 protein, which produces MKLSVVLGTYNRLDQLMRCVESIIRETTASTKIYVTDAGSTDGTIEYLRSIASETIIPILVGEKLGQAKAYNDVFEIVDTPYVCWLSDDNEVTAAGLDRALKILERDSRIGMVALKTRDVQGPFLGTPYIGGISPAGILNVNQGMLPTSVLKEVGGFSEEFRDYGIDPALTAEVLFSGYKIVYTREVALLHYRNWNEDPKSENRQWIRERHARAKELYLSRYSTESMKSSKAASKFRGVMKRVGRFFFARASMRSSALARDLLNVTTAKYISFMDPVLTWNKSYHLVQKIPVGRQRITGEFKREDG